ATCGGGTACAATCCCTCTATAAAGAGACTTCCCTATGATCCCGGAAAGGCCAAACAACTCCTGAAAGAAGCGGGGTTTCCCAACGGATTTGAAGTCACGCTTACAGGCCCCAATGATCGCTATGTACAGGATGCCAAGATTGCCGAGGCCGTCGCCCGTTATCTGGCCAAGGTGGGAATCAAGGTGAGACTGGACATCAAACCCAAATCCATTTTCTTCCCACAGGTGGCCAAGGGTGAACTGGAGTTCTACCTGATCGGGTGGTTTGACGGATCCTTTGATATGGGAAGGACCTATTCGAAGATTGCCCATACCAGGGACGAGGCCAAGGGATATGGTGGCCTGAACGGAGCGGCTTACAGCGATCCGGATATCGACAGGCTGCTGGAATCCACCTTTGATATGGTGGATCCGGCGAAACGGGCCAAGGCCCTGCAAAAGCTCAACAAGATGGCGATGGTCGATAAGATCGTATGGATTCCGTTGCATTACCAGGTAGATCTTTACGCCATCCAGAAAGGAAAGGGGATCAAGTTCCACCCCCGGCCTGACCGCTGGATGGTTTACAAAGAAATCAGTAAATAGACCTGTGGTATGATCACCGGAGCCGTGTGAGGCACGGCTCCGGTGATATGCACTGGGACCCGGGACGAATTAAGCGCAACGCCCAAATCATGTTGCTCCCGGGACCTTGCCTTAAATCCATCTGACACAGGCCTGGCCGCAATAATACTGCAGTTGCGGGCGTCAATAAGAATAACGGATTGTGTTGCTCATCATGTGGATGGGCAGCAACTGATGTTTTCTACAAATTGTGAACAGTGACAGTTGATATGGCTGACTTATGGGCACTTATATTGCGAGAAGGTTGATTCAGGGCATAGTGGTTATCCTGGTCGCCTCAATGTTCTGCTTTCTCATCTTTCAGTACATGGGGGACCCGGTCATCACCATGGCAGGAAAATATGCCACCTTTGAAGAACGGGAGGAGGTTCGCCGTTCCCTGGGCCTGGACAGACCCATTTATGTCCAGTACGGGCGGTTTTTATGGAATGCCCTTCACGGTAACTTCGGCAAATCATATGTCAGCCGTGTTTCAGCACTCGGGCTCATCATGGAACGATTCCCCGCCACCTTTGAACTCGTAATTGTCGCCGTCTGCATGGCTTTTTGTTTGGGGGTGGGGGGCGGTGTTATTGTAGCCCTGAAACCATATGCCGTCAGGAATCGATTGATTATGGCCTGTTCCCTGGGTGGAATCTCCATTCCTACGTTTCTAATAGGTATCTTGCTGATTATGATCTTTTCCGCCTATTTGGGAATCCTTCCGGCATTTGGCCGTGGGGAGACTGTTCAGGTGGGTTTTTGGCGGACCGGTTTTTTGACCCTGGAAGGGATTAAACATCTCATCATGCCGGCGGTTACCCTTGCCTTGTATCAATTGGCAGTCCTGTTGAGGTTGACCAGGGCGGGAATGAGGGAAGTCATGACGGAAGAATACATCAAAACAGCCTGGGCCAAGGGTCTTCCTCCCGGAAAGGTTATCTTCAAGCATGCCCTCAGGAACGTGTTGATTCCGGTCGTTACCATTACAGGGCTTCAATTCGGTGAATTGATCGCTTTCTCTATCGTGACGGAGACGATCTTTCAGTGGCCGGGGATGGGCAATCTTTTGTTGACCTCGATCTATGAAAATGATCAGCCGGTCATTGTCACATATATAATGATGGCCGCCTTGATCATCATAACAGCGAACATAATTGTGGACATACTTTATGCGGTCATAAATCCAAAGATCCGCTACGGGTAAAATGAAAATTAAGTCCAAATTGCTTTACGATTTTTTACATGATCCCTCAGCCATCGTGGGTAGCTTTATCCTGGTGGTTTTTATCCTGGCGGCCCTGACGGCACCATGGATCACACCTCAAAACCCCTATGACCTGGAGAAGGTAAGCCTGGAGCATTTTCTTACACCGCCGATCTGGATGAAAGACGGTGTTTCCCCTTACATCCTCGGAACGGACGACCAGGGCCGATGTATATTCAGTACGATAGTGTACGGTTGCAGAACGTCCCTCATGGTGGGGTTTTCCGTAGTGCTGATTGCCGGGAGTTTCGGGGTGCTCATGGGGTTGCTGGCCGGGTATTACGGCGGAAAACTGGATGCCATAACCATGCGGCTGGCTGATACCTTTTATTCGTTTTCAACAACCTTGCTGGCCTTCCTCTTCCTGGGAATTTTCGGGAAAGGCAGTGTCTTCATAGTAATAATCGCCATCTGCATTGCAGACTGGGTTAAATACGGCCGGACCATGCGCGGTAGTGTCCTGGAGGTCAAACAGGAGGCCTATATCATGGCGGCCAAGGCAACCGGTGCGGGAGACTTACGGCTCCTGCTGAAGCATATTCTGCCCAATGCCATCCCACCGATTTTTGTCATCGTGGCCGTGGATCTGGCTGTTGTGATTATGCTGGAGGCGACCCTCAGTTTTTTAGGCGTAGGGGTCCCCTTGACCGAGCCCTCGTTGGGCATGATGGTTGCGATAGGCAAGAACTACATATACGCCGGAATGTGGTGGATGATTGTATTCCCCGGTGCCGCACTTGTCCTCTTGGTGATAGGTATCAACCTCTTCGCCGACTGGTTGCGGGAGGAACTTAACCCAAAAATAGAAAGGTAGGAGATTCGGTCTTCCGGGCTTTCAAAGGGAAATTGCAGGCATTCAAGTAACGGTCCCGGTGCCGAAGGTGTATGGAGGTCTCAGGAAAGGTCTCCCCAGAACCGCTCAGGCGGGTAAGGTCGGGTGTATCCCATCCAGCGGTCGATGCGGACGAAGAGGGGGTTCAAGGCAGGCCATTTTCGGATAAGCAGGCGGGTGATATCGTGGATCACGCCGGGTCGCTTGTTGAACGGGCAAACCCGGATGCATTGGGTGCAGTCGATCCTGCTGGTTCCCCAAAAGGAAAAACACCGCTCGGCATTGATGTA
Above is a window of Deltaproteobacteria bacterium DNA encoding:
- a CDS encoding ABC transporter permease, translated to MGTYIARRLIQGIVVILVASMFCFLIFQYMGDPVITMAGKYATFEEREEVRRSLGLDRPIYVQYGRFLWNALHGNFGKSYVSRVSALGLIMERFPATFELVIVAVCMAFCLGVGGGVIVALKPYAVRNRLIMACSLGGISIPTFLIGILLIMIFSAYLGILPAFGRGETVQVGFWRTGFLTLEGIKHLIMPAVTLALYQLAVLLRLTRAGMREVMTEEYIKTAWAKGLPPGKVIFKHALRNVLIPVVTITGLQFGELIAFSIVTETIFQWPGMGNLLLTSIYENDQPVIVTYIMMAALIIITANIIVDILYAVINPKIRYG
- a CDS encoding ABC transporter permease codes for the protein MKIKSKLLYDFLHDPSAIVGSFILVVFILAALTAPWITPQNPYDLEKVSLEHFLTPPIWMKDGVSPYILGTDDQGRCIFSTIVYGCRTSLMVGFSVVLIAGSFGVLMGLLAGYYGGKLDAITMRLADTFYSFSTTLLAFLFLGIFGKGSVFIVIIAICIADWVKYGRTMRGSVLEVKQEAYIMAAKATGAGDLRLLLKHILPNAIPPIFVIVAVDLAVVIMLEATLSFLGVGVPLTEPSLGMMVAIGKNYIYAGMWWMIVFPGAALVLLVIGINLFADWLREELNPKIER